The Setaria viridis chromosome 6, Setaria_viridis_v4.0, whole genome shotgun sequence genome contains a region encoding:
- the LOC117862001 gene encoding uncharacterized protein has protein sequence MCAMQQPATDAELVDALARRRLGLPPQPSQPFTVHDVVVIFNSDPSDLYDKYGGGGATSSGGVYFFRNQFTCDDGWKVAAGTQPVLDGVGAIVGTKDTLVFHEGRWLPRTRWAMDEFKAEYQMGFDYSDYWLRLYRLRRLEG, from the exons ATGTGCGCCATGCAGCAGCCGGCGACGGACGCGGAGCTCGTGGACGCCCTCGCCCGGAGGCGCCTCGGCCTACCGCCGCAGCCGTCGCAGCCCTTCACCGtccacgacgtcgtcgtcatcttCAACTCCGATCCCTCCGACCTCTACG ACAAgtacggtggcggcggggcgacCTCGTCGGGCGGCGTCTACTTCTTCAGAAACCAATTCACCTGCGACGACGGCTGGAAGGTGGCCGCCGGGACTCAGCCGGTCTTGGACGGCGTCGGCGCCATCGTCGGGACGAAGGACACGCTGGTGTTCCACGAGGGGCGGTGGCTCCCGAGGACGCGCTGGGCCATGGACGAGTTCAAAGCCGAGTACCAGATGGGTTTCGACTACTCGGACTACTGGCTGCGCCTGTACCGCCTCCGCCGGCTTGAGGGATGA